A single window of Rhodococcus jostii RHA1 DNA harbors:
- a CDS encoding group III truncated hemoglobin gives MPDISTRADLELLLRHFYGRAFADPVLEPAFETLAVIGIDDHLPVMCDFWETILLRTAVYRGSAFAVHRALHGRHGFTDRHFDRWVELWSSSVDELFAGDVAGRAKVEAGKIARAMRRRLFEPPAVRRPECLPGSADW, from the coding sequence ATGCCCGACATCTCGACGCGCGCCGACCTGGAACTGCTGCTCCGGCACTTCTACGGCCGGGCATTCGCCGACCCGGTCCTCGAACCGGCCTTCGAGACGCTCGCGGTGATCGGCATCGACGACCACCTGCCCGTCATGTGCGACTTCTGGGAGACGATCCTGCTGCGCACCGCCGTCTACCGCGGCAGCGCGTTCGCCGTGCACCGGGCGCTGCACGGCCGGCACGGATTCACCGACCGGCACTTCGACCGCTGGGTCGAACTGTGGTCGTCCAGCGTCGACGAGTTGTTCGCAGGCGACGTCGCGGGGCGGGCCAAGGTCGAGGCCGGCAAGATTGCCCGCGCGATGCGGCGGCGACTGTTCGAGCCTCCGGCGGTCAGACGACCGGAGTGCCTTCCAGGTTCAGCTGACTGGTGA